TGCGCCACTGTCCAGACCGGCGGCGTATGCAAGGGACGAGGGTGTTCCTCGTCATCCGAGGCGGGCGGAGTGGGCAGCGGCGGCACGGACTCGTCGTAACTGAATTCCGGCACCCGGTTGCTGGCGCACCCCGCCAGCACGGATGCGGATAGCAGCAAGGCCACCAAGGTGGGCTTATTGAAGCCGGGAGACCTGGTTGCATGAAGATGCTGTTTAGTCATTGGCTCATCTCCCGCGACCAGGAGATCGCATTGACGTAGATTCCGAGGGGGTTGGCGCGCAGGCGGTCGGCGCTGCGCGGGGTCTGGATCACGACGGTCAGGATCGCCGTCCAGCGCTCGGTCGTGGAAAGCTGACCGTTCTCGTAATGACGCTCGGTCCAGGCTATGCGGAACGATCCCGGCGAGGCCCGGATGACGGAGGACACCTCGACGGCGATCTGCTGACGGCCGACGCGGGTGAACGGGTCGTTCGCACGAGCGAAATCGTTCAGCGCGGCCGCGCCACGGTCCGTGGTGAACTCATAGGCGCGCAGCCAGTTCTGCCGCACGATGATCGGGTCGGCGGGGATGGAACGAACCTGTTCGATGAAACGGCCAAGATGGAAGGCGATCTGCGGATCGGTCGGCTCGTAGTCGGCGGAAGCCGGAGCGACAGCCTGGGCCTCGCCGAGCGCGTCGACCTGAACGACCCAGGGCACTACCGTGCCACGTGCGGATTGCCAGACCAGGGCGCCGGCAAAACCCGCCGCGAGGATCAGGCTGCCGAAGGCCATGTAGCGCCAGTTGCGAGCCTGAACGCGGGCGGAGCCGATGCGCTCGTCCCAGACCTGCGCAGCCCTCTGGTAAGGCGTCTCTGGTTGAGGTGTCTTGCCATAATGCGTGGCGGAACGCCTGAAGAGGTTCATGAGCGGTCCCTTTCGGAGAGATTGACGGAGGAGCCCGAGCCG
The window above is part of the Salipiger abyssi genome. Proteins encoded here:
- the trbF gene encoding conjugal transfer protein TrbF, which encodes MNLFRRSATHYGKTPQPETPYQRAAQVWDERIGSARVQARNWRYMAFGSLILAAGFAGALVWQSARGTVVPWVVQVDALGEAQAVAPASADYEPTDPQIAFHLGRFIEQVRSIPADPIIVRQNWLRAYEFTTDRGAAALNDFARANDPFTRVGRQQIAVEVSSVIRASPGSFRIAWTERHYENGQLSTTERWTAILTVVIQTPRSADRLRANPLGIYVNAISWSREMSQ